CGTTGACGATGACCATGATGGGCGGCCCGATCGATACGCGCCTGAGTCCGACCAAGGTCAACGATCTCGCCACAAACAAGCCGCTTTCGTGGTTCGAGAACAACGTCATCCAGCGCGTGCCGGCAAACTATCCGGGCCGCGGACGCAAGGTTTATCCGGGCTTTCTGCAACATGCTGGGTTCATCGCGATGAACCCGAGCCGACACATGAAATCGCACTGGGATTTTTATCAGGATCTGCGTCGCGGCGATCTCGAAGACGCCGAAGCGCATCGCAAGTTCTACGACGAATACAACGCCGTGCTCGATATGCCCGCCGAATATTATATCGACACCATTAGCGCAGTTTTCCAGCAGCATTTGTTGCCGCGTGGACAATGGAATGTCAACGGTCAACACGTTGCACCCGCCGATATCAAAACTACCGCGCTACTCACGGTGGAAGGTGAACTCGACGATATCTCCGGCCTCGGCCAGACCGAAGCCGCGCACGATTTGTGCAGCGGTTTGCCGAAAACGCGCAAGCAGCATATGACGGTGAAAGGCGCCGGCCATTACGGTATTTTCAGTGGCCGCCGCTGGCGCGATACGGTGTATCCGGATGTACGGGAATTTATTCGGAAGTTCGATAAAAAATAGTTTCAGGTTGCCGAACCGATGAACATTCAAGTCGAAGATATTCTTTCGGTACTCGATCAATGCAATAGGAGTTTTGCTTTTCCGATGCTAGACAATGGATATGTCTATCTGGCAGCCTCGCGTTTGTCGCTATATCGATCATCCAGCGACTGGGCAATGGTGATCGAGATATTCGGCTTTTCCCCTAGGGCCGGCATCCCCGATACGCAAATTTATACTTTTTCCAGTAAGCCATGTGGACGCAAATCGAAGGATAATTTCGTCAACGCGAAAGCTTATGAAAAATATATAGCCGGCAATCCGCACAACGAATCGACCTTTGTCTTTCCTGTTGCGGAAGGCAACTGGCAAGACCCGAGCGATTCGGATTTGCTTGCATGCGATGCCCTGACTGTCGCCATTCGCGGAAAAGAAATACCAGTGCCAAAACTCGCGGAGTACGCTCAGTATGGAATCGCCTTGCAACAACCGCCTAGCGTTATGGCTTTCGAGTTTTGCAGAGCTCTCGCAAAGATTGCACATCAAGATGTCTTGGCGACCCCCGAAGAACGCCGTGCAAATGTTCTGCCTGAACTTGAACAGATCATGCAGCTCGATGAATGGAATCATCCCAACATCGTAATATCGGAAAATCTGCCAAGTACAAGCGAGACGTTTCGCCAGCTAGCACAGGTCTTGGTCAGCGGCGACCTAACGCTTTACAAGCCTTCTGATGCGCCAAATACTCATTGGTCCAACTGGCGGGACGGCGGTACGCTTTAACGAGATTGCCGGCTGCAGCTTGGGACGCGGCTGACCAATTGTCGCGCGGAAGATTGAAGTCGATGACTATCGGCCATGGCGTTAACGAAAACTGCATGAGACTCAATAAATACATCAGCGAAACCGGCATGTGTTCGCGGCGCGAGGCGGATCGGCTGATCGCCGAGCGTCAGGTTACGGTCAATGGAAAAATCGCCGAACTCGGCACGCAGGTTGAAGATGGCGATGCGGTACGCGTTGGCAAACGCCTGATCAGCGGTTCGGGCCAAGCGCCCGCGCGGCGGCCGAAAAAAGTCTATATCGCGCTCAACAAACCAGTCGGCATCACCTGCACGACCGAGGCGCATATCAAGGGCAACATCGTCGATTTTGTCGGCCATGCCGAGCGCATTTTTCCGATCGGTCGGCTCGACAAAGAATCCGAAGGCCTGATCCTGCTGACCAACAACGGCGATATCGTCAACGACATCCTGCGCGCGGAAAACAATCACGAGAAGGAATATCTGGTCTCGGTCGACAAGGCGATCAGCGATGCGTTTCTAATCGGCATGGCCAACGGCGTGCGCATCGACAATGTGACGACCAAACCGTGCAAGATCAGCCGCCTCGGCAAGTTCGGTTTCCGCATTATCCTGACGCAAGGCCTGAACCGGCAGATCCGCAAGATGTGCGAGGTCTTCGGCTACGACGTGCGGCAGTTGCAGCGCGTGCGCATCGTCAATGTGCAGCTCGGCAAATTGCGTATCGGCCAATGGCGCAATCTGACCGAGGTCGAACTGCGCGGTCTGTTGCCGGAGCGCGCGCAGGCCGGATTACTCTGAGATTTTTCGCGGCGCATAAGTATCGCGAACAAGCTATTTCGCCGATGCCGCAATTGGTCGTACCACGATCGGCACATTGCACAACTCGACGTTGCCGGCCGGCACTTTGTACCACTCGTCGTGGCGATTGCGCCGCGATTCGACCAACGCGGCAAAGGTCGGTGTGTCGGTGCGAATGACTTCGAGCTGGCTGCGCTCGGCAGCCGGCACGTCGGCGGCGAGCCGCACCGATTTGATCGCGATGCGCTGCTCGGGTTTCTCGTAAAAACCCAGCGCCCCGGTGCCGCGCGGGAGGCTCGACAACAGCTCGATGCCCTGCACTACTCTGCCGACCACGGCGATGTTGCGATCAAGATGACGCGGCGCATTGCCGATCACCACGTACAACTCGGCGCCGCTGCCGCTATCGACCGCGTTATCGCGACCGACGCCGACCATGCCGTAACAATGCGCGAGCCACGTATCGCCGGTTTTCGGATCTCGCCCCACTGGAAATCCATTCGAAAATCCGACTTGCGGCGCGTAACCATCGACATCCGGCAGCCGCGTGAATGGCAAGTCCGCGCTGATCTTGCGCGTGAACTCCGGCGCCAGCGTGCGTTGTGCGTTCTTGATGACGCGTTGTTTGGTTTTGTCGTCCGATTCGGGATCGCCCCACTGCACGACGTAGTTGTCCTGCACGCGCAGAATCGCGAGGCCGTCGAAGTATTTTTCGCGCACTAGCGCCTTGATATTTTCGGCGTGTTTGGGAGCGTACGCGGCTGACAACTCGATCACCACGCGACCGCCGGCGAGTTCGAGATACAAGGTGTTGTCGGCATCTAGCGCGCGCCAGTCGCTGGCCTTGGATGCGGCGAGCACATCGCTCATGGTCAGCGGCTTGGCCTGTTTGGTCGCATCGGCGTGCACGAGCGTCACGCATGCCAGAGCGATCGCGCAGACCATCGCGCGGAACGAATAAATTCGGCGTGTTTGTTTGATAGCCGCAGACGCATTTTTGTCAGTTGAAATCGGCATTGCGGTTACCTCTCTGATGGAGTGTGTCACACGTCGTTGTATCACGCGTCAACTACGATGCAGGCGAACAGTCAGGCTCGCATTGTCCATGCCGCGCGCCGAATTGCCAATCCGGTCGCGACGTTATTCAAAACCGTCGGCGAAGATGTTCCAGGTATCGGTAATCGGCGTCGCATTCACTGCGCCGCCGATCGCGCTGAGTCCGAACATATCTTCGAGCGTGCGCAACACCGAATAATGATCGATGTGTTCGGAGAAAGTAGCGTTACGCACATGTGCACCGACAAACATGGTCGGAATCTGATTGGCGCTGGTCGTCGAATCGTCTTCGTCCCACGTCAGGATCAGCAAGCTGTTGTGCGATCGTGCCCATTGCAGATAAGGATCGATATGGGTGTGCAACCACGCATCGCCGGTGGCAATCGAACAGTCGTGCATGTCGTTGCACAGATTCGGCACGACGAACGAAAGCGTCGGCAAGGTGCTGAAATCCGGCGTTGCGCCTGATGGAAACGCAGCGAAAGTCAGATTGCTCGTACTCGGCACGCTGTTCGTACCGCTACTGAAATTGACCCACGGATTATGCTTGCGCGCATACGTGCCCGAGGTGCAGATGGTGTAGCCATTCGACGGCATGCTCTCGGAAAAACCCTGGAACGTGAATCCTGCTGCGATCAACTGGCTGCCGAGATTGAGACCGGTGAAAGTGTGCGGACAAGAGTCGTCGCTGAGCCCTTGTGTGCTGCCGGAAAATAGCGCGAGATAATTCGGCTCACTCGGATGCGTGATCGCATGCGAATCGCTGAAAACTGCGCCCATCATGGCCAACGTATTGATGTACGGCGCCTGCGCGGTGTTGCCGATGATCGTGCTGTCGCTGGTGTTTTCCATGATCACGATAACGACATGGTCGTATCGCGGAATATCGGTAGCAACAACGCTCGGTACAGCGCGTATTGGAGCCAATGGATTTACCGCGATTTTTTGCGCAAAGCCAGCAATGCTCGCGGCCAGCAAAACGCTCGCAATCAAACAACCAGCAAAACGTTGCATCCAGGTTCTCCCACTAGCG
The sequence above is drawn from the Pseudolysobacter antarcticus genome and encodes:
- a CDS encoding peptidylprolyl isomerase gives rise to the protein MPISTDKNASAAIKQTRRIYSFRAMVCAIALACVTLVHADATKQAKPLTMSDVLAASKASDWRALDADNTLYLELAGGRVVIELSAAYAPKHAENIKALVREKYFDGLAILRVQDNYVVQWGDPESDDKTKQRVIKNAQRTLAPEFTRKISADLPFTRLPDVDGYAPQVGFSNGFPVGRDPKTGDTWLAHCYGMVGVGRDNAVDSGSGAELYVVIGNAPRHLDRNIAVVGRVVQGIELLSSLPRGTGALGFYEKPEQRIAIKSVRLAADVPAAERSQLEVIRTDTPTFAALVESRRNRHDEWYKVPAGNVELCNVPIVVRPIAASAK
- a CDS encoding DUF7003 family protein, which codes for MNIQVEDILSVLDQCNRSFAFPMLDNGYVYLAASRLSLYRSSSDWAMVIEIFGFSPRAGIPDTQIYTFSSKPCGRKSKDNFVNAKAYEKYIAGNPHNESTFVFPVAEGNWQDPSDSDLLACDALTVAIRGKEIPVPKLAEYAQYGIALQQPPSVMAFEFCRALAKIAHQDVLATPEERRANVLPELEQIMQLDEWNHPNIVISENLPSTSETFRQLAQVLVSGDLTLYKPSDAPNTHWSNWRDGGTL
- a CDS encoding alkaline phosphatase family protein, which gives rise to MQRFAGCLIASVLLAASIAGFAQKIAVNPLAPIRAVPSVVATDIPRYDHVVIVIMENTSDSTIIGNTAQAPYINTLAMMGAVFSDSHAITHPSEPNYLALFSGSTQGLSDDSCPHTFTGLNLGSQLIAAGFTFQGFSESMPSNGYTICTSGTYARKHNPWVNFSSGTNSVPSTSNLTFAAFPSGATPDFSTLPTLSFVVPNLCNDMHDCSIATGDAWLHTHIDPYLQWARSHNSLLILTWDEDDSTTSANQIPTMFVGAHVRNATFSEHIDHYSVLRTLEDMFGLSAIGGAVNATPITDTWNIFADGFE
- a CDS encoding pseudouridine synthase — translated: MRLNKYISETGMCSRREADRLIAERQVTVNGKIAELGTQVEDGDAVRVGKRLISGSGQAPARRPKKVYIALNKPVGITCTTEAHIKGNIVDFVGHAERIFPIGRLDKESEGLILLTNNGDIVNDILRAENNHEKEYLVSVDKAISDAFLIGMANGVRIDNVTTKPCKISRLGKFGFRIILTQGLNRQIRKMCEVFGYDVRQLQRVRIVNVQLGKLRIGQWRNLTEVELRGLLPERAQAGLL
- a CDS encoding polyhydroxyalkanoate depolymerase, translating into MLYQMHEMQKKIMGPLIAFSEASAKMLTAPGNIYGQLPGMQRMAAGFELMYRIGKDYEKPEFDIRSVQAHGHELPVVELKAVSKPFCNMLRFKRYSDDAKVIADLKDDPIVLVVAPLSGHHATLLRDTVRTLLKDHKVYITDWIDARMVPTEAGAFHLDDYIAYIQEFIRFIGADKLHVISVCQPTVPVLAAISLMASNGEKTPLTMTMMGGPIDTRLSPTKVNDLATNKPLSWFENNVIQRVPANYPGRGRKVYPGFLQHAGFIAMNPSRHMKSHWDFYQDLRRGDLEDAEAHRKFYDEYNAVLDMPAEYYIDTISAVFQQHLLPRGQWNVNGQHVAPADIKTTALLTVEGELDDISGLGQTEAAHDLCSGLPKTRKQHMTVKGAGHYGIFSGRRWRDTVYPDVREFIRKFDKK